One Massilia sp. 9096 genomic window carries:
- a CDS encoding LysR family transcriptional regulator: MRLRHIEVFHAIMQVGTISGAAQVLHISQPAVTKVLQHAELQLGMPLFERVRGKLYPKPEAHRLFAETEKLHRDLQGIRRLAATLKSRAGETVRLVSTPTIAISVLPAALTAWRRDYAQTRCELATFHTSEIVNALRLGEADLALSLQDPRHPGIEAEPIAQGFLTVMAPSGTWSEAECRQPVTPHALTGELIGLADGDPLGELVVAACEDQDVHPVFHTVVQTYQIARSLVEAGAGTAVLDPFTAASAASAKVQCRLWAPQIPVQLYLLTASHAPLSHGARELANCIGAAARSLLDKGSHEHQRVDPA, encoded by the coding sequence ATGCGTCTGCGCCATATCGAAGTCTTCCACGCCATCATGCAAGTCGGCACCATCAGCGGCGCCGCGCAAGTGCTGCACATCTCCCAGCCGGCCGTGACCAAGGTGCTGCAGCACGCCGAACTGCAGCTCGGCATGCCGCTGTTCGAACGCGTGCGCGGCAAGCTGTATCCGAAGCCGGAAGCGCACCGCCTGTTCGCCGAGACCGAAAAGCTGCACCGCGACCTGCAAGGCATCCGCCGCCTGGCCGCGACGCTCAAAAGCCGCGCCGGCGAGACGGTGCGCCTGGTGTCGACCCCGACCATCGCGATCAGCGTGCTGCCCGCCGCATTGACCGCCTGGCGGCGCGACTACGCCCAGACGCGCTGCGAGCTGGCGACCTTTCATACCAGCGAGATCGTCAACGCGCTGCGCCTGGGCGAAGCCGACCTGGCGCTGTCGCTGCAGGACCCGCGCCATCCCGGCATCGAAGCCGAGCCGATCGCGCAGGGCTTCCTGACCGTGATGGCCCCAAGCGGCACCTGGAGCGAGGCCGAATGCCGGCAGCCGGTCACGCCGCACGCGCTCACCGGCGAACTGATCGGCCTGGCGGACGGCGACCCGCTCGGCGAACTGGTGGTGGCCGCCTGCGAAGACCAGGACGTGCATCCGGTCTTCCACACCGTGGTGCAAACCTACCAGATCGCGCGCTCGCTGGTCGAAGCCGGCGCCGGCACCGCGGTGCTGGATCCGTTCACGGCCGCCTCGGCCGCGTCCGCCAAGGTGCAGTGCCGCCTGTGGGCGCCGCAGATCCCGGTCCAGCTGTATCTCCTCACGGCCAGCCACGCGCCGCTGTCGCACGGCGCGCGCGAGCTGGCCAATTGCATCGGCGCCGCCGCGCGCAGCCTGCTGGACAAAGGAAGCCATGAGCATCAACGGGTCGACCCTGCCTGA
- a CDS encoding M15 family metallopeptidase, protein MSINGSTLPEPSEPPEPPPGIPSEEIAGHPEFRHLSRIAGVKVDLRYATPDNFVGRDLYSPYDCAWLHVEAADALARVVAWLRARRPDLTPLVLDALRPQRVQQQLWNTLAGTGLQMYLADPARGSIHSYGMALDITLVDAIGRELDMGTGFDDMTELSHPALEEGFLRSGGLSEAQVANRRLLRSAMNGAGFVGINTEWWHFDCGDRGRVRQTFRRVL, encoded by the coding sequence ATGAGCATCAACGGGTCGACCCTGCCTGAACCATCTGAGCCACCTGAGCCACCGCCGGGCATCCCGAGCGAGGAGATCGCCGGCCACCCCGAGTTCCGCCACCTGTCGCGCATCGCCGGGGTCAAGGTCGACCTGCGCTACGCGACGCCGGACAACTTCGTCGGACGCGACCTGTATTCGCCGTATGACTGCGCCTGGCTGCACGTCGAGGCCGCCGACGCCCTCGCGCGCGTGGTCGCGTGGCTGCGCGCGCGCCGGCCCGACCTGACGCCGCTGGTGCTGGACGCCCTGCGCCCGCAGCGCGTGCAGCAGCAGCTGTGGAATACGCTGGCCGGCACCGGCCTCCAAATGTACCTGGCCGACCCGGCGCGCGGCTCGATCCACTCGTACGGGATGGCGCTCGACATCACGCTGGTCGACGCGATCGGGCGCGAGCTCGACATGGGCACCGGCTTCGACGACATGACCGAACTGTCGCACCCGGCGCTGGAAGAAGGCTTCCTGCGCAGCGGCGGGCTCAGCGAGGCCCAGGTGGCCAACCGCCGCCTGCTGCGCAGCGCGATGAACGGGGCCGGCTTCGTCGGCATCAACACCGAATGGTGGCACTTCGATTGCGGCGACCGCGGCCGTGTGCGCCAGACCTTCCGCCGCGTACTCTGA
- a CDS encoding GNAT family N-acetyltransferase has translation MSRDQGTLPPSAVSTTTPELPPAPAPAAMSTSTPAPGMTIRRLLARDWPAYRALRLRSLADAPYAFGSSLALEESWRPELWMARLTAAEISGRDYPLIAEDASVTASADGTDEAPTASAAPLGLVYAKCDPERAGVVNLFQMWVAPEARGRGVALALLQASIDWARSIGAQRVRLGVVCGNDAAARLYRRAGFRDVGAPEPLRPGAAALEQTMELGLDAAAQT, from the coding sequence ATGAGCCGCGACCAAGGCACCCTGCCGCCGTCAGCGGTGTCCACCACGACACCGGAACTGCCACCCGCGCCGGCACCGGCAGCGATGTCCACGTCCACCCCAGCGCCCGGCATGACGATCCGCCGCCTGCTGGCCCGCGACTGGCCAGCCTATCGCGCCCTGCGCCTGCGTTCGCTGGCCGATGCGCCCTACGCCTTCGGCAGCTCGCTGGCCCTGGAAGAATCCTGGCGCCCCGAGCTCTGGATGGCGCGCCTGACCGCCGCCGAAATCTCGGGCCGCGACTACCCCCTCATCGCCGAAGACGCCAGCGTCACCGCAAGCGCCGACGGCACGGACGAGGCGCCGACAGCATCAGCCGCCCCGCTCGGCTTGGTCTACGCCAAGTGCGACCCCGAACGAGCCGGCGTGGTGAACCTGTTCCAGATGTGGGTCGCACCGGAAGCGCGCGGCCGCGGCGTGGCCCTGGCGCTGCTGCAGGCATCGATCGACTGGGCCAGGTCGATCGGCGCGCAGCGCGTGCGCCTGGGCGTCGTGTGCGGCAACGATGCGGCGGCGCGGCTGTACCGACGCGCAGGTTTTCGCGACGTCGGCGCGCCCGAACCGCTGCGCCCTGGCGCGGCGGCGCTCGAACAGACCATGGAACTGGGGCTCGACGCCGCGGCGCAGACCTGA